In one Maniola hyperantus chromosome 6, iAphHyp1.2, whole genome shotgun sequence genomic region, the following are encoded:
- the Ssu72 gene encoding RNA polymerase II subunit A C-terminal domain phosphatase SSU72, which yields MDDLYIAVVCSSNMNRSMEAHAFLAKKGFKVKSFGTGEKVKLPGSSADRPNCYEFGIPYDDIYNDLLEKDKAYYTQNGLLHMLDRNRRIKPCPEKFQVSLERFDVIITCEERVYDQVIEWFGSKRSIYNQPVHVINIDIQDNHEEATIGAFLISDMVTKMAQSEDLDNDIDELLHDFESKCHRPVLNCIMFY from the coding sequence ATGGATGATTTATATATTGCTGTGGTGTGTTCATCCAATATGAATAGGAGTATGGAAGCGCATGCTTTCTTGGCTAAAAAAGGTTTTAAAGTTAAATCCTTTGGAACTGGAGAAAAAGTCAAGTTGCCAGGATCATCAGCAGATCGTCCTAATTGTTATGAATTTGGTATTCCTTACGATGATATTTATAATGACTTGCTAGAAAAAGACAAGGCGTACTATACACAGAATGGTTTACTACACATGTTGGACAGAAACCGGCGAATCAAACCATGCCCAGAGAAGTTCCAAGTTAGTTTAGAACGTTTCGATGTTATCATAACTTGTGAAGAACGGGTATATGACCAAGTGATTGAATGGTTTGGGTCTAAGAGGTCTATTTATAATCAACCAGTACATGTTATTAATATAGATATTCAAGATAACCATGAAGAAGCTACAATTGGTGCATTCTTAATCAGTGATATGGTTACCAAAATGGCTCAAAGTGAAGACCTAGACAATGATATTGATGAACTGTTACACGATTTTGAGTCAAAATGCCACCGTCCTGTACTCAACTGTATTATGTTTTACTAA